One genomic region from Cottoperca gobio unplaced genomic scaffold, fCotGob3.1 fCotGob3_149arrow_ctg1, whole genome shotgun sequence encodes:
- the cltrn gene encoding LOW QUALITY PROTEIN: collectrin (The sequence of the model RefSeq protein was modified relative to this genomic sequence to represent the inferred CDS: inserted 1 base in 1 codon), whose protein sequence is MLHKISVLLCLSSALAQPLCTPEASNGYKVRISIKTALGDEAYVWNENELFLFRATLAFAMRTQTNGQQYNVSNIIVCDETPRVSFWFVVTSPLNPSLLVNKEYVEEAVRKSRNRINSAFLLTDKTLEFIGIAPTLAXPVNPDTPPWLIVFGVVMGAVAAGIIVMLGSSLLQRNGEEKKGAVEDVEEETRVKPVENGAASDGVYNMSFSDDERLTQM, encoded by the exons ATGTTGCACAAGATTTCCGTCCTGCTGTGTTTGTCGTCCGCTCTGGCTCAGCCGCTCTGTACACCAG AGGCTTCAAATGGATACAAAGTCCGAATCAGCATCAAAACCGCTCTGGGAGATGAAGCT TACGTTTGGAATGAAAATGAATTGTTTCTTTTCCGAGCGACTCTGGCCTTCGCCATGAGAACTCAAACCAACGGGCAACAATACAA TGTGTCGAACATCATCGTGTGTGACGAGACGCCCAGAGTGTCCTTCTGGTTCGTGGTGACGTCCCCGCTCAACCCCTCACTGCTGGTCAACAAGGAATACGTGGAGGAGGCTGTGAG AAAGTCCAGGAACCGCATCAACAGCGCCTTCCTGCTCACTGATAAAACTCTGGAGTTCATCGGCATCGCCCCCACCCTGG GCCCCGTCAACCCCGACACCCCCCCCTGGCTCATCGTGTTCGGGGTGGTCATGGGAGCTGTGGCTGCGGGCATCATCGTCATGCTCGGGTCCTCTCTGCTCCAAAGAAACGGTGAGGAGAAG AAGGGTGCTGTTGAGGACGTTGAGGAGGAGACTCGGGTGAAGCCGGTGGAGAATGGCGCTGCCAGTGACGGTGTTTACAACATGTCCTTCTCAGATGATGAAAGATTGACTCAGATGTAA